A genome region from Maridesulfovibrio salexigens DSM 2638 includes the following:
- a CDS encoding alpha-amylase family glycosyl hydrolase, producing the protein MNEKLLGARLQQDGKCSFRIFAPHIQQVKIKIQNQPNESYSLTPSQYGYHETTLEEIKPGALYSFVLDNGPAIPDPASSWQPEEQKNASAVVDHHFFDWGEDNFSGLPMSEMIIYEAHTGTFSPEKNFQGLISKLPHLSELGINTLQLMPIASFAGSQGWGYETTFPYAVHPPYGRPDELKELIKQCHLRDIAVILDVSFGSMIPVDALEPAYFPFFSSKYNVHNGRALNFDEEYSYGVREFYIQCALSWIRDYRVDGLRIKDADHIFDQTPIHFLEELATRVKNFARQNNRTCVLINGDKRNALRPVLPPEKGGYGLDALYNDNFYCALHSQLTGNHEGRFKDYVDPERMVSAMQYGFAYRGEISSHYLRKQGRNRSELNGCQFIAYSQGHEDNYGNESKCRIIENAGFEAAKLSAGATLLSPYVPMIFMGEEYGEKAPFHNFNDSQDGYCIDECCLNWMNIESDQGRALLALYRNLLKIRKEHPTIHEPCRSRCHVQEIAPGIILVFRNSTSADREYAAALFNFSKEDAENNIAQYLPERVWTTELYSASTTYAGKGSALPGILPQDGKVKIAGQSFALFLHSELVIRSEDISIR; encoded by the coding sequence ATGAATGAAAAACTTTTAGGAGCACGACTTCAGCAAGATGGTAAATGTTCTTTCAGAATTTTTGCGCCACACATCCAACAGGTTAAAATAAAGATACAAAACCAGCCGAATGAATCCTATTCTCTAACACCGTCACAGTATGGCTACCACGAAACAACCTTGGAAGAGATTAAGCCCGGAGCCCTGTATTCTTTTGTCCTAGATAACGGTCCGGCTATCCCTGATCCTGCCTCTTCTTGGCAGCCAGAGGAACAGAAAAACGCTTCTGCGGTAGTCGATCACCATTTTTTTGACTGGGGCGAGGACAATTTTTCCGGTCTGCCCATGAGCGAAATGATCATTTACGAAGCTCATACAGGCACCTTCAGTCCGGAAAAGAATTTTCAGGGACTCATATCCAAACTGCCGCACCTTAGTGAGCTGGGGATCAACACCTTGCAGCTTATGCCGATAGCAAGCTTTGCAGGAAGTCAGGGCTGGGGATATGAAACCACGTTTCCCTATGCAGTGCATCCTCCATACGGCAGGCCCGATGAGCTTAAGGAACTGATCAAACAATGCCATCTTAGAGATATAGCGGTTATTCTGGATGTATCCTTCGGAAGCATGATTCCGGTGGATGCGCTTGAACCTGCCTACTTTCCTTTTTTCAGCTCAAAATATAACGTCCATAATGGACGAGCTTTAAATTTCGATGAAGAATACAGCTACGGCGTTCGTGAATTTTACATCCAATGTGCTCTTTCATGGATACGCGACTACCGCGTTGACGGATTACGCATTAAGGATGCCGACCATATTTTTGATCAGACTCCCATCCATTTTCTTGAAGAATTAGCAACCCGCGTCAAAAATTTTGCACGCCAGAACAACAGAACATGCGTGCTTATTAATGGTGACAAACGTAACGCCTTGCGTCCGGTGCTGCCACCCGAGAAGGGCGGCTACGGACTGGATGCTCTTTACAACGATAACTTTTACTGTGCTCTTCATAGCCAATTAACCGGAAACCACGAAGGACGCTTCAAAGATTACGTAGACCCGGAGCGTATGGTTTCGGCAATGCAGTATGGATTTGCTTATCGGGGCGAAATTTCGAGTCATTACCTTAGAAAACAGGGACGCAACCGATCAGAATTAAACGGCTGCCAATTTATTGCTTACTCTCAAGGCCATGAAGATAATTACGGAAATGAATCTAAATGCCGGATTATTGAAAATGCAGGGTTCGAAGCAGCAAAACTTAGTGCCGGGGCAACACTTCTTTCACCCTATGTACCGATGATTTTCATGGGCGAAGAATATGGCGAAAAAGCACCTTTTCATAATTTCAACGACTCACAGGATGGATATTGTATAGATGAGTGTTGCTTGAACTGGATGAATATTGAAAGCGATCAGGGACGCGCACTGTTGGCCCTTTACCGCAACCTATTAAAAATAAGGAAGGAACACCCCACCATCCATGAACCATGTCGCAGTAGATGCCATGTTCAGGAAATAGCACCGGGAATTATTTTAGTTTTCCGTAACTCGACATCCGCAGACAGGGAATACGCTGCTGCGCTATTTAACTTCTCTAAAGAAGATGCAGAAAATAATATTGCTCAATATCTGCCGGAAAGAGTTTGGACCACCGAGCTATACAGTGCTTCCACCACTTATGCCGGCAAAGGTTCTGCTCTGCCGGGAATTCTGCCTCAGGATGGAAAAGTAAAAATCGCAGGACAATCTTTTGCTCTTTTCCTTCATTCCGAATTGGTAATCAGGTCCGAGGATATTTCAATCAGGTAA
- a CDS encoding lysophospholipid acyltransferase family protein has translation MGREACSDLFSLKSPFEDPFRGALFSIVEKPLSHLLCLPRLNCLYKRLHDEEHWREKNHDDFVSKALNLLGVHVEFDSQELKRIPKKGPSVVVANHPFGVVEGLILIQLLKAVRPDVKIMANFMLGLVPEMNEYLISVDPFGRKESHLGNISGLKEAVKWVKSGGMLAVFPAGEVASLNLRGAKVEDPSWSPTVGGIIKRTGASATSVFFNGRNSVLFQAAGMVHPSLRTVLLPRENLKQKSGPVEYAVGNTVSGDRLASFDSNQELMEYLRFRTYSLRSRFKKKRIALPAFKKKEVSISEQTSQRNIITELTMLGPESVLVENNEFAVHEVHAADCPFIMHEIGRLREKTFRQVGEGTGQAVDVDRFDNTFIHLVLWHKESREIAGAYRIARADEQIKRFGLKGVYSHSFFRFAPEFFDKVNPALELGRSFIRPSFQKNFYSLMMLWKGIAAYLARNPQYRYLFGCVSISNDYKKISRELIADALLKHNGCADLAELISPTRPLKFKKLKAWQKNLPGVSFADESDLEKVVQDIEGGGGIPVLLRHYLKIGGKLVGFNIDPDFGNALDGLIVVDLLETSERSLFKFMGKEQGRAYLDYHRKPSGAEKSKECSCPSCDEKVA, from the coding sequence ATGGGACGTGAAGCCTGTTCAGATTTATTCAGTTTGAAATCACCGTTTGAGGATCCTTTCAGAGGTGCTTTATTTTCTATTGTAGAAAAGCCCTTATCCCACCTGTTGTGCCTGCCACGGCTAAACTGCCTCTATAAGCGATTGCACGATGAAGAGCACTGGCGTGAAAAGAATCATGATGATTTTGTGAGCAAGGCTCTGAATTTATTAGGGGTTCACGTAGAGTTTGATAGTCAGGAATTAAAACGGATTCCCAAAAAAGGGCCGTCCGTGGTTGTGGCAAATCATCCTTTTGGCGTTGTGGAAGGGCTGATACTGATTCAATTACTGAAAGCAGTCCGACCGGATGTTAAGATTATGGCTAATTTTATGCTCGGATTGGTTCCTGAGATGAATGAATATTTGATCTCGGTTGACCCTTTCGGGCGTAAGGAGTCGCATTTAGGAAATATTTCAGGACTCAAGGAAGCTGTTAAGTGGGTGAAGTCAGGTGGTATGCTGGCTGTCTTTCCGGCCGGAGAGGTCGCTAGTCTCAATCTCAGGGGGGCTAAGGTTGAAGATCCGTCATGGAGCCCTACTGTCGGTGGAATTATCAAACGAACCGGAGCCAGTGCCACTTCTGTTTTTTTTAATGGGCGTAATAGTGTTCTCTTTCAGGCTGCAGGGATGGTTCACCCTTCCTTGCGTACTGTTTTACTGCCGCGCGAAAACCTGAAACAGAAATCAGGGCCTGTCGAGTATGCTGTGGGCAATACCGTCAGTGGCGATCGGCTTGCTTCATTTGATAGCAATCAGGAATTAATGGAATATTTGCGTTTTCGCACTTATAGCTTGCGTTCTCGTTTCAAAAAAAAGCGCATAGCTTTGCCTGCGTTCAAGAAAAAGGAAGTCAGCATTAGTGAACAGACTTCACAGCGTAACATCATTACAGAGTTAACCATGCTTGGACCGGAATCCGTGCTGGTGGAAAATAACGAGTTTGCAGTGCATGAAGTTCATGCTGCCGACTGTCCATTTATAATGCACGAGATTGGACGTTTGCGTGAAAAGACTTTCAGGCAAGTCGGTGAAGGAACCGGTCAGGCTGTTGATGTGGACCGTTTCGACAATACCTTCATCCATCTGGTCCTATGGCATAAGGAAAGCAGGGAAATTGCCGGGGCTTATCGTATTGCCCGCGCAGATGAACAGATTAAGCGATTCGGGTTGAAGGGTGTTTACAGTCATTCCTTCTTCCGCTTTGCCCCTGAGTTTTTCGATAAGGTCAATCCTGCCCTAGAATTGGGAAGGTCTTTTATCCGTCCCAGTTTCCAAAAGAATTTTTATTCACTGATGATGCTTTGGAAAGGGATTGCCGCCTACCTCGCGCGTAATCCGCAGTACCGCTATCTGTTTGGATGCGTTAGCATTTCCAATGACTATAAGAAAATATCCCGTGAGTTGATTGCTGACGCTTTGCTGAAACACAATGGATGCGCAGATCTGGCAGAGCTCATTTCTCCGACCCGTCCTTTGAAATTCAAGAAGCTTAAGGCATGGCAGAAAAACTTACCGGGTGTGTCTTTCGCTGATGAGTCTGACTTGGAGAAAGTAGTTCAAGATATTGAAGGAGGTGGAGGAATTCCGGTTTTGCTGCGTCATTATTTAAAGATCGGCGGCAAGCTGGTCGGCTTTAACATAGACCCTGATTTCGGAAACGCTCTTGATGGCCTGATCGTGGTGGATCTGCTGGAAACTTCTGAGCGTAGCCTATTCAAGTTTATGGGCAAGGAACAGGGAAGGGCATATTTGGATTACCACCGCAAGCCGTCGGGAGCAGAGAAAAGTAAGGAATGCAGTTGTCCAAGTTGTGATGAAAAAGTGGCCTAG
- a CDS encoding threonine aldolase family protein, protein MRSFASDNYSGVHPEIMKAIMEANEDHMSSYGADPVSAEAEQLFKAHFGEQAKIFFLTTGTATNTLILRHLCKSWNSVICSEDAHINVDECGSPESMGIKLMLAETKNGKITVETIKPLVPSEPDVHRAQPAVISITQNTELGTLYSLEEIKSICDFAHSKGLHAHMDGARIANAAAALGVTFKEMTVDCGVDVLSFGGSKNGCMCAEAAVFINPELGKDFEYIRKQNMQLISKMRYIGAQFKALFTDELWKRNAEHSNSFARKLAEKAGAIEGVKITRPVEANGVFAIIPEHAVEKLQERFPFYVWDEQTGEVRWMTSWSTTEEDIDNFCAALKKLI, encoded by the coding sequence ATGAGATCATTTGCCAGCGACAACTACTCCGGTGTCCATCCCGAAATAATGAAAGCCATCATGGAAGCGAACGAGGATCATATGTCCTCCTACGGTGCCGACCCGGTTTCTGCGGAAGCTGAACAACTTTTCAAAGCCCACTTCGGCGAGCAGGCCAAAATTTTCTTTCTTACCACCGGGACAGCCACCAACACCCTGATCCTGCGCCATCTCTGCAAAAGCTGGAATAGCGTCATCTGTTCCGAAGACGCACACATTAACGTAGATGAGTGCGGTTCGCCGGAAAGCATGGGCATCAAGCTTATGCTTGCTGAGACCAAAAACGGAAAGATCACTGTTGAAACCATCAAGCCGCTGGTCCCTTCCGAACCGGATGTGCACCGTGCGCAACCCGCAGTAATTTCCATTACCCAGAACACCGAACTCGGAACCCTTTACAGTTTGGAAGAAATCAAATCCATCTGCGATTTTGCGCACAGCAAAGGACTCCATGCGCACATGGACGGAGCTAGAATCGCCAACGCTGCAGCCGCTCTCGGTGTAACTTTCAAGGAAATGACGGTTGACTGCGGAGTGGATGTACTCTCCTTCGGCGGAAGCAAGAATGGATGTATGTGTGCTGAAGCCGCAGTTTTTATTAATCCGGAATTAGGAAAAGATTTCGAGTATATCCGCAAGCAGAACATGCAGCTTATCTCGAAGATGCGTTACATAGGCGCACAGTTCAAAGCTCTGTTTACCGATGAGCTCTGGAAAAGAAATGCTGAACATTCCAACTCTTTTGCCCGGAAGCTGGCTGAAAAGGCCGGTGCCATCGAAGGAGTAAAGATCACCCGTCCAGTAGAAGCCAACGGTGTGTTCGCCATCATTCCTGAGCATGCAGTCGAAAAGTTACAGGAAAGATTTCCATTCTACGTATGGGACGAGCAGACCGGAGAAGTGCGCTGGATGACCTCATGGTCTACCACTGAAGAAGATATTGATAACTTCTGCGCTGCTTTGAAAAAATTAATTTAG
- a CDS encoding GDSL-type esterase/lipase family protein: MQLLFIGDSLTSGVSDSERLGWAGRICKQLDPQGAKLTAYNLGVRASTTAHIESRWEKEAADRINPEAPVLLIFCMGAPDAVKDIPFGQSKVCAESILHNAKSNYATVFITPPPMIDEEKDKRTENLSAEFIKICSKLDIPCLDINSPLRENPAYIKALKESDGVHPNAEGYGIMAGVISKFISPYILPHLS; encoded by the coding sequence ATGCAACTTTTATTCATAGGGGATTCACTAACTTCCGGAGTCAGCGACTCGGAACGACTGGGCTGGGCAGGAAGAATCTGCAAACAGCTTGATCCCCAGGGAGCTAAACTGACAGCTTATAACCTCGGTGTACGGGCATCCACCACAGCACATATTGAATCCCGCTGGGAAAAAGAAGCCGCCGACCGCATTAATCCCGAAGCTCCTGTTCTGCTGATCTTCTGCATGGGTGCGCCTGACGCTGTAAAAGACATTCCGTTTGGGCAGAGCAAGGTCTGTGCTGAAAGCATTCTTCACAACGCAAAAAGCAACTACGCGACTGTGTTCATTACACCGCCGCCGATGATTGATGAAGAGAAAGATAAAAGAACAGAAAATCTCTCTGCTGAGTTTATTAAAATCTGCTCAAAACTTGACATTCCCTGTCTGGATATTAATTCACCCCTGCGGGAAAATCCCGCTTACATCAAGGCCCTCAAGGAAAGCGACGGAGTCCATCCGAACGCGGAAGGTTATGGCATCATGGCCGGAGTGATCAGCAAATTCATTTCCCCTTACATCCTGCCCCACCTCAGCTAA
- a CDS encoding metal ABC transporter ATP-binding protein, translating into MDQKSVISFKDVSFGYGQHMVLDRASFEIMPGDYLAVIGPNGGGKTTLLKLLLGLIEPQQGSIEILGMPPGRHGGRIGYMPQYTTVSASFPITVRDAVLMGKVSPGFKGVFGLSFGNGSGGEVEKALERVGMLEHIDRRVSDLSGGQKQRVFIARAIVDEPKMLLLDEPAASVDQAGKSGLYCLLKELNDEMTIVMVSHDISVLGQGVKSVACVNRKVHLHEQPKITRELLSEAYGETLKGTCPIELITHGELPHRVLEYHPESDDSEGDWNA; encoded by the coding sequence ATGGATCAAAAAAGTGTAATAAGTTTTAAGGATGTAAGTTTCGGGTACGGACAGCATATGGTGCTGGATCGTGCCAGTTTTGAGATAATGCCGGGAGATTATCTTGCGGTTATCGGACCTAACGGGGGCGGTAAAACTACATTGCTTAAGTTGCTGCTGGGACTGATAGAACCGCAGCAGGGCAGTATTGAAATACTGGGTATGCCTCCGGGCAGGCATGGTGGGCGTATCGGCTACATGCCGCAATATACGACAGTCTCCGCCAGCTTTCCCATCACCGTCCGTGATGCTGTGCTTATGGGTAAGGTCTCGCCGGGGTTTAAGGGTGTCTTCGGTTTAAGTTTCGGTAACGGTTCCGGGGGAGAGGTTGAAAAAGCTCTTGAACGGGTCGGGATGCTTGAGCATATAGACCGCAGGGTCTCCGATCTGTCCGGTGGGCAGAAGCAGCGGGTGTTCATTGCCCGTGCTATTGTGGATGAGCCGAAGATGCTGCTTCTGGATGAACCGGCTGCCAGCGTGGATCAGGCCGGTAAAAGCGGTCTTTACTGCCTGCTCAAAGAGCTTAATGATGAAATGACCATTGTTATGGTCAGTCATGATATTTCCGTGCTCGGGCAGGGTGTGAAATCCGTTGCCTGCGTCAACCGCAAAGTTCACTTACATGAACAGCCCAAGATTACCCGTGAGTTGCTCAGTGAAGCTTATGGCGAAACCCTCAAGGGTACTTGTCCCATTGAATTGATAACCCACGGAGAACTCCCGCACCGTGTGCTTGAATATCATCCTGAATCAGATGATTCCGAAGGAGACTGGAATGCTTGA
- a CDS encoding metal ABC transporter permease: MLEALSYEFMQNALMAGLLASIICGIIGALVVVNRVVLLAGGVAHASYGGVGLAFYLGLPMLPVTAAFAVCAALLMALVTMRVKERADTFIGVMWAAGMALGIILLDITPGYNVDLMSYLFGGILATPKTDLMLMGGLAAFVLLVVFSCYKGFWAMSFDEEFARSRGVPVTLLYFVMLALIALSVVMVIRVVGLILVIALLTIPPQIAESRTSSLFSMMVLSSILSMVFCVSGLLLSYQLNLSSGATIIAVSVAGFLVSAALGRLRRVH, encoded by the coding sequence ATGCTTGAGGCTTTGAGTTATGAATTCATGCAGAATGCGCTCATGGCCGGTTTGCTGGCGTCCATTATCTGCGGGATTATCGGTGCGCTGGTAGTCGTTAACCGGGTTGTCCTGCTGGCTGGCGGGGTGGCCCACGCTTCCTATGGCGGGGTAGGTCTGGCCTTTTATCTCGGCCTGCCTATGCTTCCGGTTACTGCCGCATTTGCTGTCTGCGCTGCTCTGCTCATGGCCTTGGTGACCATGCGTGTAAAGGAAAGAGCTGATACTTTTATCGGTGTAATGTGGGCTGCGGGCATGGCTTTGGGGATTATTCTGCTGGATATCACCCCCGGCTACAATGTGGATCTGATGAGTTATTTATTTGGCGGCATTCTCGCCACGCCGAAGACTGACCTCATGCTCATGGGAGGCTTGGCAGCCTTTGTCTTGCTGGTTGTTTTCTCCTGCTACAAGGGCTTCTGGGCCATGTCGTTTGATGAGGAGTTCGCCCGTTCGCGCGGAGTTCCGGTAACTTTGCTGTATTTCGTCATGCTGGCACTTATTGCGCTCAGTGTGGTTATGGTCATCCGCGTGGTCGGTCTGATTCTGGTCATCGCCCTTTTAACCATTCCACCCCAGATCGCTGAGAGCAGGACTTCGTCCCTCTTTTCCATGATGGTTCTTTCTTCTATTCTGAGTATGGTCTTCTGCGTTAGCGGACTGCTACTCTCATATCAGCTTAATCTGTCCTCAGGAGCTACGATAATTGCCGTCAGTGTGGCGGGGTTTCTCGTTTCGGCAGCCTTGGGCAGGTTGCGCAGGGTTCATTAA